The following are encoded in a window of Poecile atricapillus isolate bPoeAtr1 chromosome 3, bPoeAtr1.hap1, whole genome shotgun sequence genomic DNA:
- the HLX gene encoding H2.0-like homeobox protein isoform X2 produces MYTAGLPPFYASNFSLWSAAYCSASGPAAGGCFPLDAAAAKKPSFCIADILHAGGEAAAGAADSLPGGPGTGMPAALGAVHHGGPFHATASPLRPTPVVAPDAPAAAAAFPPRLSPLSAAYHSHHHRPPQHRSPAAAAAGGGGAPAPARLPGGHTHGSAPAPASKDLKFGIDRILSAEFDPKVKEGNTLRGPYAVLTKDTLPQTYKRKRSWSRAVFSNLQRKGLEKRFEIQKYVTKPDRKQLAAMLGLTDAQVKVWFQNRRMKWRHSKEAQAQKDKEPPPEPEPAAQRAGAPPAAPGEPERSPSRSDGDSDSSDAESLDMAPSDTERTEGAERSLPAAGLGKSSGSPCLPSSPPPAAASPEPRSGL; encoded by the exons ATGTACACGGCCGGGCTGCCTCCTTTCTAcgcctccaacttcagcttgtGGTCAGCGGCGTATTGCTCTGCATCGGGGCCGGCGGCCGGCGGCTGCTTCCCGCTGGACGCCGCGGCGGCGAAGAAGCCGTCCTTCTGCATCGCCGACATCCTCCACGCCGGCGGCGAGGCGGCGGCAGGAGCCGCCGACAGCCTGCCCGGAGGGCCCGGCACCGGGATGCCGGCCGCGCTGGGAGCCGTGCACCACGGCGGTCCCTTCCACGCCACGGCCTCGCCGCTCCGGCCCACGCCCGTCGTGGCCCCCGacgcccccgccgccgccgccgccttcCCGCCGCGCCTCTCGCCGCTCTCCGCCGCCTACCACTCCCACCACCACCGCCCCCCGCAGCACCGCtcccccgcggcggcggcggcgggcggcggaggcgccccggcccccgcccggctgCCCGGCGGCCACACGCACGGCTCGGCGCCGGCGCCCGCCAGCAAGGACCTGAAATTCGGCATCGACCGCATTTTATCGGCGGAGTTTGACCCCAAAGTCAAGGAAGGCAACACGCTGAGAG gtCCATACGCAGTTCTAACCAAGGACACGCTGCCCCAGACGTACAAGAGGAAACGCTCCTGGTCCAGGGCTGTTTTTTCCAACCTGCAGAGGAAAGGCTTAGAAAAACGGTTCGAAATCCAGAAGTATGTCACCAAACCGGACAGGAAGCAACTGGCGGCAATGCTGGGGCTGACAGATGCTCAA GTGAAGGTGTGGTTCCAGAACCGGCGGATGAAGTGGCGGCACTCCAAGGAAGCGCAGGCCCAGAAGGACAAGGAGCCGCcgccggagccggagccggcGGCCCAGCGAGCCGGCGcaccgcccgccgcccccggggAGCCCGAGCGCAGCCCCAGCCGCTCCGACGGCGACAGCGACAGCAGCGACGCCGAGTCCCTCGACATGGCCCCCAGCGACACGGAACGGACTGAGGGCGCCGAGCGGAGCCTGCCCGCAGCCGGGCTGGGCAAGTCCTCcggcagcccctgcctgccctcctcgccgccgcccgccgccgccagccCCGAGCCGCGGAGCGGCCTATAG
- the HLX gene encoding H2.0-like homeobox protein isoform X1: MYTAGLPPFYASNFSLWSAAYCSASGPAAGGCFPLDAAAAKKPSFCIADILHAGGEAAAGAADSLPGGPGTGMPAALGAVHHGGPFHATASPLRPTPVVAPDAPAAAAAFPPRLSPLSAAYHSHHHRPPQHRSPAAAAAGGGGAPAPARLPGGHTHGSAPAPASKDLKFGIDRILSAEFDPKVKEGNTLRDLTSLLTTSRQTGVHLPNLQPSAGQFFASLDPINEASAILGPLNTNPRSSVQHQFQDTFPGPYAVLTKDTLPQTYKRKRSWSRAVFSNLQRKGLEKRFEIQKYVTKPDRKQLAAMLGLTDAQVKVWFQNRRMKWRHSKEAQAQKDKEPPPEPEPAAQRAGAPPAAPGEPERSPSRSDGDSDSSDAESLDMAPSDTERTEGAERSLPAAGLGKSSGSPCLPSSPPPAAASPEPRSGL; the protein is encoded by the exons ATGTACACGGCCGGGCTGCCTCCTTTCTAcgcctccaacttcagcttgtGGTCAGCGGCGTATTGCTCTGCATCGGGGCCGGCGGCCGGCGGCTGCTTCCCGCTGGACGCCGCGGCGGCGAAGAAGCCGTCCTTCTGCATCGCCGACATCCTCCACGCCGGCGGCGAGGCGGCGGCAGGAGCCGCCGACAGCCTGCCCGGAGGGCCCGGCACCGGGATGCCGGCCGCGCTGGGAGCCGTGCACCACGGCGGTCCCTTCCACGCCACGGCCTCGCCGCTCCGGCCCACGCCCGTCGTGGCCCCCGacgcccccgccgccgccgccgccttcCCGCCGCGCCTCTCGCCGCTCTCCGCCGCCTACCACTCCCACCACCACCGCCCCCCGCAGCACCGCtcccccgcggcggcggcggcgggcggcggaggcgccccggcccccgcccggctgCCCGGCGGCCACACGCACGGCTCGGCGCCGGCGCCCGCCAGCAAGGACCTGAAATTCGGCATCGACCGCATTTTATCGGCGGAGTTTGACCCCAAAGTCAAGGAAGGCAACACGCTGAGAG ATCTGACCTCCTTATTAACTACGAGCCGCCAAACTGGGGTTCATCTCCCCAACTTGCAGCCTTCCGCCGGCCAGTTCTTCGCGTCTCTAGACCCCATTAACGAGGCCTCTGCTATCCTGGGTCCCTTAAACACAAACCCAAGGAGCTCAGTGCAGCACCAGTTTCAAGACACTTTTCCAG gtCCATACGCAGTTCTAACCAAGGACACGCTGCCCCAGACGTACAAGAGGAAACGCTCCTGGTCCAGGGCTGTTTTTTCCAACCTGCAGAGGAAAGGCTTAGAAAAACGGTTCGAAATCCAGAAGTATGTCACCAAACCGGACAGGAAGCAACTGGCGGCAATGCTGGGGCTGACAGATGCTCAA GTGAAGGTGTGGTTCCAGAACCGGCGGATGAAGTGGCGGCACTCCAAGGAAGCGCAGGCCCAGAAGGACAAGGAGCCGCcgccggagccggagccggcGGCCCAGCGAGCCGGCGcaccgcccgccgcccccggggAGCCCGAGCGCAGCCCCAGCCGCTCCGACGGCGACAGCGACAGCAGCGACGCCGAGTCCCTCGACATGGCCCCCAGCGACACGGAACGGACTGAGGGCGCCGAGCGGAGCCTGCCCGCAGCCGGGCTGGGCAAGTCCTCcggcagcccctgcctgccctcctcgccgccgcccgccgccgccagccCCGAGCCGCGGAGCGGCCTATAG